A portion of the Leptospira inadai serovar Lyme str. 10 genome contains these proteins:
- a CDS encoding MBOAT family O-acyltransferase yields the protein MLFHSLGFLLFFGVVYFLYNRFNTRGQNLLLLVSGLAFYVSWGWQPTLILVFSVLGNFLGGLWLSKAIDSRKSLVAGILIGSNLALLGVFKYSSFGAQIWNDLVFMFGGEGIRIPKLLLPLGISFYTFHNISYIVEIRINRIRASTDLVQFCVYDLFFPLLLIGPIERPNSLLPQIANPRMIENEEVWAGLWLFSWGIFKKVFVGDNLLFFVEKVLQPGVVWPDGIVWWLAFVMSLQLYADFSGYTDAARGLARMLGFKLTNNFNFPYLASNPTEFWKRWHISLSSWLRDYIYIPLGGNRLGLVRQILNIMFVWLLGGLWHGAAYGFLVWGLFCGLQISFYIIGAKTLGRAEWTSNIWVQKTSRFVGTVLTWTLFSFGLILFNITSPSDWLPYFHNAFSGYYWSLELAFKVLFFGIPLIFVDILQIRAGGSDEFFSGWSRSESFLKYSVIAFLFALLFMSAGVFEKKVFFYFQF from the coding sequence ATGCTATTTCACTCCTTGGGATTCTTACTCTTCTTCGGAGTAGTTTATTTCCTATACAATCGCTTTAATACTCGGGGTCAGAATCTTTTACTACTAGTTTCCGGCTTGGCGTTTTACGTTTCCTGGGGTTGGCAGCCGACCTTGATTTTGGTATTTTCGGTTCTCGGAAATTTTCTCGGAGGACTTTGGCTCTCTAAAGCAATCGATTCGCGCAAAAGTTTGGTCGCTGGAATCCTAATCGGATCGAATCTCGCTCTTCTCGGTGTCTTTAAGTATAGTTCCTTCGGCGCCCAAATATGGAACGATCTAGTTTTTATGTTCGGTGGAGAAGGAATTCGGATACCGAAGCTTTTGTTGCCCTTGGGGATTTCCTTTTATACGTTTCATAATATAAGTTATATCGTCGAAATCAGAATCAATCGAATTCGGGCTTCGACCGATCTCGTACAATTTTGCGTTTATGATTTATTTTTTCCGTTGCTTCTGATCGGTCCGATCGAAAGACCGAATTCCCTGCTTCCTCAAATCGCAAATCCTCGCATGATAGAAAACGAGGAAGTCTGGGCCGGGTTATGGCTGTTTTCTTGGGGGATTTTTAAGAAAGTCTTTGTCGGAGACAATCTGCTCTTCTTTGTGGAAAAAGTTCTGCAACCGGGAGTCGTTTGGCCCGACGGAATCGTGTGGTGGTTGGCTTTCGTGATGAGTTTACAATTATACGCCGATTTTTCCGGTTATACGGATGCAGCGAGAGGATTGGCGAGGATGCTAGGTTTTAAACTCACCAATAATTTTAATTTTCCTTATCTCGCCTCGAATCCCACCGAGTTTTGGAAGCGCTGGCATATTTCCTTATCGAGCTGGCTACGAGATTATATATATATTCCCTTAGGCGGAAATCGTTTAGGCCTCGTTCGGCAGATCCTTAATATCATGTTCGTCTGGCTCTTGGGAGGATTATGGCACGGTGCGGCATATGGATTTTTAGTTTGGGGTTTGTTTTGCGGACTCCAGATTTCCTTCTATATAATCGGTGCAAAGACTTTGGGTCGTGCGGAATGGACTTCGAATATCTGGGTCCAAAAAACGAGTCGATTCGTCGGGACCGTTCTGACATGGACTCTGTTTTCGTTCGGTTTAATTCTTTTTAATATTACAAGTCCGAGCGATTGGCTTCCGTATTTCCATAACGCATTTTCCGGTTATTATTGGTCGCTGGAATTGGCGTTCAAGGTCCTCTTTTTCGGAATTCCGTTAATATTCGTGGATATTCTACAAATCAGGGCCGGAGGTTCGGATGAATTTTTTTCCGGTTGGAGCCGGTCCGAATCATTCTTAAAATATTCGGTCATCGCCTTTTTATTCGCGTTATTGTTTATGAGCGCGGGCGTTTTCGAGAAAAAAGTCTTTTTCTATTTCCAGTTTTGA
- a CDS encoding GAF domain protein codes for MGLLDKVSRMIRSETAVPAGDSGLPSKSAAVSEKPSLLRKSMAARAKGLLEKAKEFTGRKEPEEFHSAYGDPAEFEPAPLSASAEDEFSYDSPDAASEFAPNSEFEPIDEDREPDSELPEIDFPDSTFEDLEIGSEKEDPLLNDAESFAPSHTPDTSFNDLPSFEPDETEAPAKVELESPISEPESLGEADKIEDPFSDWIKDAETQAVKEANRPHRKEQEETEKAEFLFDDDSDYSTLPIDLQIASRKKLENYLSVFEISKEIAASKDFTSFFENLSYSILGQIGAEAVVIFSSTNGDFDALRVVDAQGLDADPSWVLESGDEIYQAVRRAPSVIYAKEMLTLLVPRKEKEILEKTSAELLVPIRNHEEFYGIILLTKTVAGEDYTIEDLEFLKIVGEISGSVFRRIMDSEAVHQENDHLKEVLKSNERILSTARDLAQVRDMDEAYDRLIEILKKELGLRRWTLLLLDRINRKEYKIFGTNLLTPDTIGKFRLGLDSNLVGIVANVPGVFRIANFRKNPELLAQLTNDELGLMREFDILPFLNLNWLVGMLVIHETESPWTDTDRESAVGISEITAPILSNLLMLEERDAVFRDPFSPVESKINEAIARASKIGTPFSLTVFKVQNATRVVRMKGAGYFAYYCEELRNAIRENLGESDYCYRVGQGKYVVVLDGKDREETQIVVRKIRNRIVELDRQSKDFQTSTANQTLCFPADTKEKERLLELIEES; via the coding sequence ATGGGTCTTCTAGACAAAGTCAGTCGTATGATTCGTTCCGAGACGGCTGTTCCGGCCGGAGATTCCGGTTTGCCTTCGAAGTCCGCGGCGGTTTCCGAAAAACCCTCCTTATTAAGAAAGTCCATGGCAGCCAGGGCCAAAGGTCTTTTGGAAAAGGCAAAGGAATTCACCGGTAGAAAAGAACCGGAAGAATTCCACTCGGCGTACGGAGACCCGGCGGAATTCGAACCGGCTCCCCTGTCCGCGTCCGCAGAAGACGAATTTTCCTACGATTCCCCCGACGCCGCATCGGAATTCGCTCCGAATTCGGAATTCGAGCCGATAGATGAGGATCGAGAGCCGGACTCGGAACTTCCCGAAATCGATTTTCCGGATTCTACGTTCGAGGATTTGGAGATCGGTTCGGAAAAAGAAGATCCGCTTTTAAATGACGCAGAGTCGTTCGCGCCAAGTCATACCCCCGATACTTCGTTTAACGATTTGCCTTCCTTCGAGCCCGATGAGACGGAAGCGCCCGCAAAGGTTGAACTTGAATCCCCGATTTCCGAACCGGAATCGTTAGGCGAGGCGGACAAAATCGAGGATCCATTCTCGGATTGGATTAAGGACGCTGAGACGCAGGCGGTTAAGGAAGCGAATCGTCCTCATCGTAAAGAGCAGGAGGAAACCGAAAAAGCCGAGTTCCTTTTTGACGACGACTCCGATTATTCCACGTTGCCCATCGATTTACAGATCGCTTCTCGGAAGAAACTTGAAAATTATCTGTCTGTCTTCGAGATCTCGAAAGAAATTGCCGCGTCCAAGGACTTTACTAGTTTTTTTGAAAACCTATCCTATTCGATTTTAGGCCAAATCGGAGCCGAAGCCGTCGTGATTTTCTCTTCTACCAACGGTGATTTTGACGCACTAAGAGTCGTGGACGCGCAAGGATTGGATGCGGATCCGAGCTGGGTATTGGAATCGGGCGATGAAATTTACCAAGCAGTCCGTCGCGCTCCTTCCGTAATTTATGCGAAAGAGATGCTTACGCTGCTCGTTCCTAGGAAGGAAAAGGAAATTTTGGAAAAAACTTCCGCCGAACTTCTAGTGCCGATTCGGAATCACGAGGAATTTTACGGAATCATTCTTCTTACTAAAACGGTTGCCGGCGAAGATTATACGATAGAGGACCTCGAATTTCTTAAGATCGTAGGCGAGATCTCCGGCTCGGTTTTTCGGCGCATTATGGACTCGGAAGCTGTCCATCAGGAAAACGATCATCTAAAGGAAGTTTTAAAAAGTAACGAAAGAATTTTATCGACTGCTCGTGATTTGGCTCAAGTTCGCGATATGGACGAGGCTTACGATCGATTGATCGAAATCCTGAAGAAAGAACTCGGATTGAGAAGATGGACTTTACTTCTTTTGGATCGGATAAACAGAAAAGAATATAAGATTTTTGGAACGAACCTATTGACTCCGGATACGATCGGAAAATTTAGATTAGGATTAGATTCCAATCTAGTCGGGATCGTCGCGAATGTTCCGGGAGTTTTTAGGATCGCAAATTTTAGAAAAAATCCGGAACTGCTCGCTCAATTGACGAACGACGAATTAGGACTGATGCGCGAGTTCGATATTCTCCCGTTTTTAAATTTGAATTGGCTGGTCGGAATGCTAGTCATTCACGAAACGGAATCTCCTTGGACCGATACCGATCGAGAATCCGCGGTCGGTATTTCCGAAATAACGGCCCCCATCCTTTCCAATTTATTGATGTTGGAAGAACGCGACGCCGTGTTCAGAGATCCGTTCAGCCCGGTAGAATCCAAGATTAACGAAGCGATTGCGCGTGCTTCTAAGATCGGAACCCCGTTTAGCCTTACGGTCTTCAAGGTTCAGAATGCGACTCGAGTGGTTAGAATGAAGGGTGCCGGTTATTTTGCCTATTACTGCGAAGAATTAAGAAACGCAATCCGAGAAAATTTGGGAGAGAGTGATTATTGCTATAGGGTCGGACAAGGCAAATATGTCGTAGTATTGGACGGTAAGGACAGAGAGGAGACTCAGATCGTAGTGCGTAAAATTCGGAATCGAATCGTTGAACTAGATCGTCAAAGCAAAGATTTCCAAACTTCGACCGCCAATCAGACCTTATGTTTCCCGGCTGATACGAAGGAAAAAGAACGATTACTTGAACTGATCGAAGAATCGTAA
- the carA gene encoding glutamine-hydrolyzing carbamoyl-phosphate synthase small subunit, which translates to MKAFLVLENGDVYEGESFGYETQSVGEIVFNTSLAGYQEILTDPSYADQIITLTYPMIGNYGISPEYMESSKIQASGMIVKEYVDRPSNFKSEKTLSQFLKEYKIPGIQGIDTRKLTRFIRTNGAPNGGIFVAEEYSNSFLEKVKRFPGIANSDLAKIVSTNHKYEFGTIEGKKYKLAVYDYGVKTNILRLLDAAGFAVTVYPAETSADEIMKDGVDAFFLSNGPGDPAACTYAIESTRAILEKGYPLFGICLGHQIIGLAMGKKTEKMKFGHRGGNQPVKNMATGRVEITSQNHGFAVVAKSSEKEPVSFVNLNDETVEGILKSGYPLLSVQYHPESAPGPNDSRYLFKKFYDLVDSTKNGLKLTSIL; encoded by the coding sequence ATGAAAGCGTTCTTGGTTTTGGAAAACGGGGACGTATACGAAGGCGAGTCCTTCGGCTACGAGACCCAATCTGTCGGGGAAATCGTCTTCAATACGTCATTGGCAGGATACCAAGAAATTTTAACGGATCCGTCTTACGCCGATCAAATTATAACGCTCACCTACCCCATGATCGGAAATTACGGCATCAGTCCGGAATACATGGAATCTTCTAAGATCCAAGCAAGCGGGATGATCGTGAAAGAGTATGTGGATCGCCCTTCTAACTTCAAATCCGAAAAAACTCTCTCACAATTTCTGAAAGAATATAAAATTCCCGGGATTCAAGGAATAGACACCCGGAAATTAACTCGCTTTATCCGTACGAACGGCGCGCCTAACGGAGGCATCTTCGTAGCCGAAGAGTATTCGAATTCCTTTTTGGAGAAAGTGAAGAGGTTTCCGGGAATTGCAAACTCGGATCTCGCAAAAATAGTCAGCACCAATCATAAATACGAATTCGGGACCATAGAAGGGAAGAAATACAAGCTCGCAGTCTACGATTACGGGGTAAAAACCAATATTCTTCGGCTTTTAGATGCGGCAGGATTCGCAGTCACCGTCTATCCGGCGGAAACTTCTGCCGACGAAATTATGAAAGACGGGGTCGATGCATTCTTCTTGTCCAACGGCCCCGGAGACCCTGCCGCATGTACCTATGCCATCGAATCCACGAGAGCTATTTTGGAAAAAGGATATCCACTCTTCGGAATTTGCCTAGGCCATCAAATCATCGGTCTAGCCATGGGCAAGAAGACCGAAAAAATGAAATTCGGTCATAGAGGCGGAAACCAGCCGGTCAAGAATATGGCGACCGGCAGAGTGGAAATCACCTCTCAAAATCACGGCTTCGCAGTGGTCGCAAAATCCTCGGAAAAAGAACCGGTATCTTTCGTAAATCTGAATGACGAAACGGTCGAAGGGATTTTAAAATCCGGCTATCCTTTGCTCTCCGTACAGTACCACCCTGAAAGCGCCCCCGGACCGAATGATAGTAGGTATTTGTTCAAGAAGTTCTATGACTTAGTGGACTCCACAAAAAACGGATTAAAACTGACTAGCATACTATAG
- the thrS gene encoding threonine--tRNA ligase — protein MEVSNKIVKFVLPDGSQKEASIGSTYKEFIESNLPFLKNKALAVRLNGTRVLDLSRTIDTDARLEVLTFQDKEGWETFQHSAAHLLGMAVQNLYKDAKLTVGPVIENGPGFFYYDIDFGDSVITPEDFPKIEVEMKKIVESDYEVFRKVLDKEEAVSVFKKMGENYKIEIIGQIPDEQVSIYGMGEWFDLCRGPHIPRSGFLKAFKLTALSGAYWKANKENRMLTRIYGVAFPSKKELDEYLFRLEEAKKRDHRKLGKELDLFSFQPEAPGFPFWHPKGTILWNSLADYIRKECAKRGYQEIKTPAVLSSELWRKSGHWDNFYENMYFVSIDEEEFAIKPMNCPGCSLIYRHHLHSYRELPLRFAELGSVHRHELHGVLHGLFRVRAFTQDDAHIYTPLDFMESEVVDIIDFTFHVYRKFGFTEFKTYIATRPEKSQGKDEDWEFSTNALRQALDKKGIPFEIKEGEGAFYGPKIEFNIKDSIGRMWQCGTIQIDFSMPDRFELDYTDSDGSKKRPVMIHRAIYGSLERFIGILTEHFEGKFPLWVSPNQIRILTVTDTVQPYGQEVLKNLIDLGFRVEADFRNEKIGSKIRDSILKKANYILVLGEKEKESGTVAVRKRGSEETISLSFAEFVMQLESEIQRTEDRGQRTEH, from the coding sequence GTGGAAGTTAGCAATAAGATCGTAAAATTCGTTCTGCCTGACGGCAGCCAGAAAGAGGCCTCAATCGGTTCCACGTATAAGGAATTTATAGAATCGAATCTCCCATTTTTAAAGAATAAGGCCTTGGCAGTTCGTTTAAACGGAACCCGGGTTCTGGATTTAAGCCGTACCATCGATACGGATGCAAGACTGGAAGTACTCACGTTTCAAGATAAGGAAGGTTGGGAAACCTTTCAACATTCCGCCGCTCACTTACTCGGGATGGCAGTGCAAAACCTATATAAGGATGCAAAGCTAACGGTCGGTCCCGTGATCGAAAACGGGCCGGGTTTCTTTTACTATGATATAGATTTCGGAGATTCGGTAATTACTCCGGAAGACTTTCCTAAGATAGAAGTCGAGATGAAAAAAATCGTGGAAAGCGATTACGAAGTATTTCGTAAAGTCTTGGATAAGGAAGAAGCCGTTTCCGTTTTTAAGAAGATGGGCGAAAATTATAAGATCGAGATTATCGGTCAAATTCCCGACGAACAAGTTTCCATCTACGGAATGGGGGAATGGTTCGATCTTTGTCGCGGCCCGCATATCCCTCGTTCCGGTTTTCTAAAGGCGTTTAAGTTGACCGCTCTTTCCGGGGCGTATTGGAAAGCGAATAAAGAAAATCGAATGTTGACCCGTATTTACGGAGTCGCATTTCCTTCCAAAAAGGAATTGGACGAATACCTCTTCCGATTGGAAGAGGCCAAGAAGAGGGATCACCGCAAGCTCGGGAAGGAATTGGATCTCTTCTCGTTTCAACCCGAGGCACCGGGATTTCCGTTTTGGCATCCTAAAGGAACGATCCTCTGGAATTCGCTGGCGGACTATATTCGAAAAGAATGCGCTAAGCGAGGATACCAGGAGATAAAGACCCCCGCCGTTCTATCCTCGGAGCTATGGCGTAAAAGCGGCCACTGGGATAATTTCTACGAAAATATGTATTTCGTATCGATTGATGAAGAGGAATTCGCCATCAAGCCGATGAACTGTCCCGGCTGCAGTCTGATTTACAGGCATCATTTACATTCTTATCGCGAGCTTCCGCTTCGATTCGCGGAACTCGGCAGCGTGCACCGCCATGAACTTCATGGAGTTTTGCACGGACTCTTTAGGGTACGAGCATTTACTCAGGATGACGCTCATATTTACACTCCGCTTGATTTTATGGAATCGGAAGTCGTGGACATCATCGACTTTACGTTTCATGTATATAGAAAATTCGGATTTACTGAATTTAAAACATATATCGCGACCCGCCCCGAGAAATCTCAGGGCAAAGACGAGGATTGGGAATTCTCCACGAATGCTCTCAGGCAGGCTTTGGATAAGAAAGGAATTCCTTTCGAAATTAAAGAAGGCGAGGGCGCCTTTTATGGACCGAAGATCGAATTCAATATTAAGGATTCTATCGGAAGAATGTGGCAATGCGGAACGATCCAAATCGATTTTTCCATGCCTGATCGTTTCGAGTTGGATTATACCGATTCGGACGGATCAAAAAAACGTCCAGTGATGATTCATAGGGCCATTTACGGATCTTTGGAACGATTCATCGGAATTTTAACGGAACACTTCGAAGGGAAATTCCCTCTTTGGGTCTCTCCGAACCAAATTCGAATCCTAACCGTGACCGATACGGTTCAGCCGTACGGACAAGAAGTCTTAAAGAATTTAATAGACCTGGGCTTTAGAGTCGAAGCGGATTTTCGTAACGAAAAAATCGGATCTAAAATTCGGGATTCTATATTAAAAAAAGCTAATTATATACTCGTCTTGGGCGAAAAGGAAAAAGAGTCGGGTACTGTAGCGGTTCGGAAGAGGGGATCGGAGGAGACGATCAGCCTTTCCTTTGCAGAATTTGTAATGCAGTTGGAGTCTGAGATTCAGAGGACAGAGGACAGAGGACAGAGGACAGAACATTGA